The stretch of DNA TACGTATAAGGACTGGTTATTTCACTAATGTAAAGCATGGAGAGCCTTCAGTTGCTTATGAATTTCGCCAAGCCTTACTTTGCTCTTGTCGATTTCCGCATGATTTTTTTCTTGCATCGCATCGTACAAAGAGGCAAGTTCATAGTCAAGCTCTAATTTTAATCCGAGAATCATTTTTTTCTCAACATCCTCTTTACGAATGATGTGGACAACTTGTTTCATGTCTTACACCCCTTTTCTTTTATCTAAATATTCAGAATGTTTTTTATACAATATGGCACGAAGTTGGTTTTGTCAACTTCAAAAAGCTTACTTACAAGATTTTTTCCCATTTTTTGATTAAACTAAACATACGAAGTACGAAAGGTGGAAAAAAAGATGAAATATAAGTGGGAAAGTGAAGATTTTGAGGTCTTTCAGATAGAAGGATTAGAACATCGTATGCAAGCTTTAATTGAAAAAGTCCGACCAAAGTTCGAAGCATTCGGTCATACATATGCATCATTCTTTTCAAGTAAAACGGGCGATGAATTCTATCCGCATGTCGCTAAACACGCCAGACGATCCGTTAATCCGCCCAAGGATTCATGGGTGGCATTCGCACCATATAAACGCGGTTATAAAGCTCTTCCCCATTTTCAAATCGGTTTATGGGGGACCCATGCATTCATTATCTTGGCTGTCATTTATGAAGCACCCGATAAAGTACAAATAGCCGAGAGATTATTGAAAAAGAAAAGTTTATTTAAAAAACTACCTCAGGACTTTATCATTTCCGGCGACCACATGTCGCCAGAAGCAATACAACTCAAAGGTGCTCATAAAGAACAATTGCCCTCACTGTTGACGAGGTTGCATGATGTCAAAAAAGCTGAGTTTTTAGTCGGCCGCCATCTGCCTAGCGAAAAGGCAATTGAAATGTCAGCAGAAGAATTTGCTTCATTTGCAGAAGAAACGTTCGAAGCATTACTACCAATTTATCATGTGATGGTTAAAAAATAACTTAACATATTTACAAGTGTCCTTATGCGGCTAGCTCGTATAGATAATAATCAATAGGATGATAGTTTAACAGAGCCTATAATAAATGAGGGAATCGGTTCCCTTTCCGCGGACGAACAGACAAGCCTCCTCGGACCAACAGGATGTTGGCCACAAAGGCGTTGCGTACGATAAACAACAGAATACTACGAGTAAATAAAGGAATAGGGGATTATTTCCCTGTTCCTTTTATAATGGCGCCTTTAGTTGTCTCTTTCATTTTTTTGATGATTGGATAACAAATATATCCGCTTTCTTTTTCGAATTCTCTAAAGTAGGTTTTCTCTTCTGCCATTGAAGGAACCACGTCTTTGAATCGTCTATATTTTTCCATCAATACTTCTCGGTTTACACCTTGTTCATATGCGTATTCTATGACTTCAAAAAATTGAACAACGGCAATAATCTCTTCCGTCGACCAATCTTTTGAAAATGGATATGAAAAACTCATGTTTTTTTCACCCTTTCTTTAATTCCATTTTACGCGGAAGTCTTCCGCTTGTGAAATCATTCTAGAAATTAGTTGTTCCACAGATGGGACATCATCAATTAATCCGGCTACTTGTCCAGCCCAACCAAACCCATGTGAAGCATCACCTTTATAAATATATTGTTTGTTTGCTTCGCCACTAATATACTCTCTTAAAGCCTCGTAAGTAGGAGTCACAGCTTCGATGTCACGAATTTTTTCCGTCCACGGATTGATCAATGCGCGTGCAGGAGCGCCTATCGAGCGTTTGATAACAGTCGTGCCAGTTTCAGAACTATTTACTAATGCTTGCTTATAAACGTCTGAGGCATGTACGCATTCTTTGGTCGCAATGAACCGAGTACCCATTTCGATTCCTTCAGCTCCTAGAGCAAGTGCAGCCATTAAACCTCTGCCATCCCCTATTCCACCTGAGGCGATGACAGGAATGGACACAGCATCCACAACACGCGGTACAAGCACCATTGTTCCAACGTCATCGCGGCCCAAATGCCCTCCACCTTCCTGGCCCACAACCATTACAGCATCAGCACCGAGTTCTTCTGCTTTTTGTGCTTGTCTTGTAGCAGCAACTAGCACGAGTTTTTTTATATCAGTTCCTTTTAGTTGATCAAAAATCGGTGTCGGATTCCCTCCAGTCATTGACACGACAGGTACCTTCTCCTCTATGGCAACTTCAAGCATATGCGAAAACGGTCGTCCCTGATCACCAATTGCAAAGTTTACACCGAATGGCTGATCGGTCATTGTTCGTACTTTATGTATTTCTTTTCTAAGTGCCTCTGGTGATTCCAGGCTCATTGCCGTTATCTGACCAAGGCCGCCAGCATTCGAAACAGCTGCTGCCAAATCTGCATAGGCAAGGTAGGCAAGTCCACCTTGAATGATTGGATATTTAATATGTAATAAGTCCGTAATCCGTGTTTGCCAGTTCATTTTTCAATTCCCCCTAAATAATTAATTGTATTATATTCGATTTTATTGTCGAAATTCCTCTAATATTTATGGTCATCTGCAGTTCTAAATGCTATAATTCACTTGTTTTTCATTTTCAATCGGTGTTCAGGACTTCTTGGATGCTGTCATTAAGAAAGTTGAGGTGGTACGACCATTGTCTCAGTTAGAAACCCCTTTATTTGATGCCTTGCTGAAGCATCGCAACCGACATCCTATTCAATTTCACATTCCCGGTCATAAAAAAGGAAATGGTGTTGATCCTGCTTTTCGTGAATTCGTAGGCGATAATATTCTTTCCATAGACTTAATTAATATTGCTCCACTTGATGATTTGCATTCACCAAAAGGTGCGATTAAAAAAGCTCAGGAATTAGCTTCCGAAGCTTTTGGTGCCGACTTTACATTTTTCTCTGTGCAAGGAACCAGTGGTGCCATCATGACGATGATTTTAAGTGTTGTCGGTCCTGGCGATAAAATTCTGGTACCACGCAATGTTCACAAATCCATCATGTCTGCAATTGTCTTTGCAGGTGCAATTCCAGTATTCATCCACCCAGAAGTGGATCCAGAACTTGGCATTTCACACGGAATATCTGCTGAATCGGTTGAAAAAGCTTTGGGTGCTCATCCAGATGCAAAAGCTGTACTTGTGATCAACCCAACTTATTTCGGCATTGCTGCTGATTTGGCACGCATTGTAGAAATATCCCACAGTCGTAATATTCCGGTATTGGTGGATGAAGCACATGGTGTCCACATCCATTTCCATGAATCTTTGCCCGTCTCAGCGATGGCTGCCGGTGCGGATATGGCAGCTACTTCCGTACACAAACTGGGCGGTTCTATGACACAAAGCTCAGTCTTGAATGTTCGGGAAGGTTTAGTTTCACCTAAGCGTGTTCAATCCATTTTGTCCATGCTAACTACAACTTCTACATCGTATCCGATCTTGGCTTCTCTTGATACTGCTAGACGCCAATTAGCTATTCATGGTCATGACTTATTAACAACGACTATTCGATTGGCAAAAGATACACGAAAGCGAATCAATCAAATTCCAAACCTACGATGTGTGGGCGAAGAAATTTTGCGCACTTCTGCAACATACGATATGGATCCTACTAAATTATTAATCAGTGTCAAAAATTTAGGGATTACAGGTCATCAAGCCGAAGAATGGTTGCGAGAGAAAGCAAACATTGAAGTTGAATTATCCGATTTATATAATATACTCTGCATCGTGACGATTGCAGATTCCAAAAAAGAAGTGAACTTGCTTGTCAATGCTCTTCAGCGCATGTCCCAATCATTCGAAGATGAAGCTGAAATCGTGGAAGCTTTTGTAACCATGCCAGATATTCCACGTTTAGCCATGACGCCTCGAGATGCCTTTTATGCAACAACTGAAGTTGTACCGTTTGCAGAATCTGTAGGACGTATTTCCGCTGAATTTATTATGGTATATCCACCTGGTATCCCTATTTTCATTCCAGGGGAAATTATTACGGAAGATAATATCGCCTATATTCATATGAATATCGAAGCGGGCTTACCAGTTCAAGGTCCTGAAGACGACGAATTGAAGTTGATTCGTGTCATTAAAGAACATAAAGCTTTCTATTAATGCAACAAGGCTGAGACTCCTCTGAATAGGAGCGCTCAGCCTTTTCTTAATTGAAGGTCATTATTGCCCTGTTACACCTTGAATTGTCGCAGGATCAATCATGCCGTATCCTTTTGCACGTAAACCTTCCACAATCCCACCAAGGGCTTCTGCGGTCCATACTCGATCGTGCATTAATAAGTTCGCACCGTTCGTCAAATACTCCGTGTTGACCATTATATCTTTCAAAGCATTGGCATCCTGATATTTTGATTCCCAGTCGTAGCCGTATGTCCAATTCATCAAAAGCATGCCTTGTTCTTTTACCAAAGCTTTACTGAAATCAGTGTTTGATCCGAATGGGGCCCTGAAGAACTTAGGTTTCTCCCCGATAATAGCTTCGATAGTTTCACTTACTTGCATGATTTCTGCACGCTGTTCTTCTTCAGTGAGTTTTTTCAAATCTGCATGCGTTTGCGTATGATTTCCAATAGCAAAGCCCATGTTATGTATTTCTTTTAATACCGCTTTCTTTTCATCACTATCCAAAAAGTGTCCATTCACAAAGAAAATGGCAGGTGCATTCAAAGATTTCAATGTTTTTGCCATTTCAAGTGAACGCTTGTCTGGTGCGTCATCAATGGTCAAAAGTACAACTTTGGAAGGCGCATTAGCAATTGGTTTGAACGACCAATTGGCTTCATTCAATGTATAGAGCGGTTTTGCTGGTGCAGTTTCTTCCTCAGAAACTTCTGCTTCATTTGCTTCATTAACTTCTTCAGTACCTTTATCATCATCAACTTCTTCATCGACTTCCTGTTGTGTCGGCGCTGAGGTAGGTGTCTTCGTTTCTACGTCACCACATGCTGCCAACATTAATACTAATAAACTCATACTCATTAATTTTGTGTATTTCATGATGTATCACCGTGACCCTTTCAATTGTAATTTTAGCATGTTTTCCCACTATCTTTCCATAAACGACAAAAAAAGCCGTACAGGTTGCCCTGTACGACTCTAGTATTACCTTATTTCGTAATGATATGAATTGGGTGACCCATTACTACTTCAGCAGCTTCCATTGAGATTTCGCCCAATGTTGGATGTGCATGAATAGTCATAGCAATGTCTTCTACCGTCATACCGGCTTCAATTGCCAAACCAAGTTCAGCAATCATATCAGAAGCGCCCTGTCCGACAATTTGAGCACCTAACAACAAGCCATCAGATTTACGTGAAACAAGCTTCACGAAACCGTCTGTTGCGTTCAATGCCAAAGCACGACCGTTAGCACCGAATGGGAATTTCCCAGCCGTTACTTCAAAGCCTTCTTTTTTAGCTTGTTCTTCATTTAAACCAACTGTTGCAAGTTCAGGATCTGTGAAACATACAGCAGGGATTGCTAAATAATCCACTACAGAAGTTTGCCCAGCGATAACTTCAGCTGCCACTTTACCTTCATAAGAAGCTTTGTGTGCAAGTTGAGGTCCTGAAACTACGTCTCCAATTGCAAAAATGTTTTCGATGTTTGTACGAACTTGCTTGTCAACTTCGATCAAGCCGCGTTCGCCCATTTTAAGGCCGATTTCTTCAAGACCCATTTCATCCGTGTTTGGACGACGGCCAACTGTTACCAATACATAATCAGCTTCGACTTTTTTCTCTTCTCCGCCCGCTTCGTACGTAACTGTTACGCCTGAATCTGATTCTTCAACGCCTTTTGCTGATGCTTTTACAACAACATTGACACCTTTTTTCTTCAAGCCTTTTTTAACGATTTGAGTCATTTGTTTTTCGAAACCAGCTAAAATATCGCCGCCACCTTCAATGATTGTTACTTCAGAACCTAGGTTTGCAAAAGCAGTTCCTAATTCAGTTCCGATATAACCGCCACCGATAACGACTAATTTACCAGGGATCTCTTCAAGAGCTAAAGCGCTTGTTGAACTTAATACACGTTTAGAGAACTTGAATGATGGAATCTCAACTGGACGTGAGCCAGTTGCAATAATCGCATGTTTAAATTTATAAGTTTGTGCTGAGTTTTCGTCCATTACACGAACTGTGTTTGTATCAACAAAGTAAGCTTCGCCGCGAACGATTTCAACTTTATTACCTTTTAATAAACCTTCAACGCCACCAGTTAATTTCTTAACGACACTGTCTTTGAAAGCTTGCGCTTTAGAAAAGTCTATTGTTACTTCAGAAGCCGTAATACCCATGTCATCTGAATGTTTTGCTTGTTCAAAACGGTGACCGACTGAAATTAACGCCTTAGATGGGATACAACCAACGTTTAAACAAACGCCGCCTAAGTGTTCTTTTTCAACGATCGTTACTTTTTGACCAGTTTGTGCAGCACGGATGGCTGCAACATATCCGCCAGGGCCTGAGCCGATGACGAGCGTATCTGTTTCGATTGGGAAATCTCCTACTACCATGTTTTTACGCCTCCATTAATAAAAGTTCTGGATTGCTAAGCAAACGCTTAATGTTATTTAATGCGTGCTGAGCAGTCGCACCGTCGATCATGCGATGATCAAAGCTCAATGATAATGCTAACACAGGAGCGGCTACAATTTCACCATTTTTTATGACAGGTTTCTCTGCAATACGACCAATTCCTAGAATTGCAACTTCAGGATGATTGATAACTGGCGTGAACCATTGTCCACCAGCAGAGCCAATATTCGTGATTGAACAAGAAGCACCTTTCATTTCAGAAGGTGATAATTTTCCATCGCGAGCTTTACCTGCAAGTGTGTTGATTTCATCTGAAATCGCAAATACTGATTTACGGTCTGCATGTTTGATGACTGGTACTAACAAGCCTTTTTCAGTATCCGCTGCAATTCCGATATTGAAGTAATGTTTTTGAATGATTTCGCCAGCTTCGTCATCAAGTGAACGATTGAAGTCTGGGAACTCACGCAATGTGCTTACCAACGCTTTAACTACGTATGGTAAATACGTTAATTTCACATTCTTCTCAGCCGCTAAATCTTTGAATTTCTTACGATGTGCAACAAGTTCAGTTACATCTACTTCATCCATTAATGTAACGTGTGGAGCAGTATGTTTCGAGTGAACCATTGCTTTAGCAATTGCTTTACGGATTCCTGACATCTTCTCACGTGTTTCAGGGAATTCGCCTTCTAAAGCTGGAGCTGCAGGTTTCGCTACTTTTTCAGTGCTTGTTGTTTCTTCATTTGCAACAACTTCATCTTGTGGAGTTGCTTCAGAAGTTTGCCCACCATTCATATATGCTT from Paenisporosarcina sp. FSL H8-0542 encodes:
- a CDS encoding dihydrolipoamide acetyltransferase family protein: MAFEFRLPDIGEGIHEGEIVKWFVKAGDTIGEDDILCEVQNDKAVVEIPSPVAGKVEEVLIEESTVATVGQVLIRIDAPGYEDLQFKGDHEDEPKAEEKTESQVQATAEAGQAVAKDRASEKASAEPTKAAPKTEAAPKAEKDPNGRVIAMPSVRKFARDNDVEISQVNGSGKNGRVMKEDIEAYMNGGQTSEATPQDEVVANEETTSTEKVAKPAAPALEGEFPETREKMSGIRKAIAKAMVHSKHTAPHVTLMDEVDVTELVAHRKKFKDLAAEKNVKLTYLPYVVKALVSTLREFPDFNRSLDDEAGEIIQKHYFNIGIAADTEKGLLVPVIKHADRKSVFAISDEINTLAGKARDGKLSPSEMKGASCSITNIGSAGGQWFTPVINHPEVAILGIGRIAEKPVIKNGEIVAAPVLALSLSFDHRMIDGATAQHALNNIKRLLSNPELLLMEA
- a CDS encoding UPF0223 family protein, with product MSFSYPFSKDWSTEEIIAVVQFFEVIEYAYEQGVNREVLMEKYRRFKDVVPSMAEEKTYFREFEKESGYICYPIIKKMKETTKGAIIKGTGK
- a CDS encoding aminotransferase class I/II-fold pyridoxal phosphate-dependent enzyme; protein product: MSQLETPLFDALLKHRNRHPIQFHIPGHKKGNGVDPAFREFVGDNILSIDLINIAPLDDLHSPKGAIKKAQELASEAFGADFTFFSVQGTSGAIMTMILSVVGPGDKILVPRNVHKSIMSAIVFAGAIPVFIHPEVDPELGISHGISAESVEKALGAHPDAKAVLVINPTYFGIAADLARIVEISHSRNIPVLVDEAHGVHIHFHESLPVSAMAAGADMAATSVHKLGGSMTQSSVLNVREGLVSPKRVQSILSMLTTTSTSYPILASLDTARRQLAIHGHDLLTTTIRLAKDTRKRINQIPNLRCVGEEILRTSATYDMDPTKLLISVKNLGITGHQAEEWLREKANIEVELSDLYNILCIVTIADSKKEVNLLVNALQRMSQSFEDEAEIVEAFVTMPDIPRLAMTPRDAFYATTEVVPFAESVGRISAEFIMVYPPGIPIFIPGEIITEDNIAYIHMNIEAGLPVQGPEDDELKLIRVIKEHKAFY
- a CDS encoding polysaccharide deacetylase family protein, giving the protein MKYTKLMSMSLLVLMLAACGDVETKTPTSAPTQQEVDEEVDDDKGTEEVNEANEAEVSEEETAPAKPLYTLNEANWSFKPIANAPSKVVLLTIDDAPDKRSLEMAKTLKSLNAPAIFFVNGHFLDSDEKKAVLKEIHNMGFAIGNHTQTHADLKKLTEEEQRAEIMQVSETIEAIIGEKPKFFRAPFGSNTDFSKALVKEQGMLLMNWTYGYDWESKYQDANALKDIMVNTEYLTNGANLLMHDRVWTAEALGGIVEGLRAKGYGMIDPATIQGVTGQ
- the lpdA gene encoding dihydrolipoyl dehydrogenase; the protein is MVVGDFPIETDTLVIGSGPGGYVAAIRAAQTGQKVTIVEKEHLGGVCLNVGCIPSKALISVGHRFEQAKHSDDMGITASEVTIDFSKAQAFKDSVVKKLTGGVEGLLKGNKVEIVRGEAYFVDTNTVRVMDENSAQTYKFKHAIIATGSRPVEIPSFKFSKRVLSSTSALALEEIPGKLVVIGGGYIGTELGTAFANLGSEVTIIEGGGDILAGFEKQMTQIVKKGLKKKGVNVVVKASAKGVEESDSGVTVTYEAGGEEKKVEADYVLVTVGRRPNTDEMGLEEIGLKMGERGLIEVDKQVRTNIENIFAIGDVVSGPQLAHKASYEGKVAAEVIAGQTSVVDYLAIPAVCFTDPELATVGLNEEQAKKEGFEVTAGKFPFGANGRALALNATDGFVKLVSRKSDGLLLGAQIVGQGASDMIAELGLAIEAGMTVEDIAMTIHAHPTLGEISMEAAEVVMGHPIHIITK
- a CDS encoding nitronate monooxygenase family protein, whose protein sequence is MNWQTRITDLLHIKYPIIQGGLAYLAYADLAAAVSNAGGLGQITAMSLESPEALRKEIHKVRTMTDQPFGVNFAIGDQGRPFSHMLEVAIEEKVPVVSMTGGNPTPIFDQLKGTDIKKLVLVAATRQAQKAEELGADAVMVVGQEGGGHLGRDDVGTMVLVPRVVDAVSIPVIASGGIGDGRGLMAALALGAEGIEMGTRFIATKECVHASDVYKQALVNSSETGTTVIKRSIGAPARALINPWTEKIRDIEAVTPTYEALREYISGEANKQYIYKGDASHGFGWAGQVAGLIDDVPSVEQLISRMISQAEDFRVKWN
- a CDS encoding DUF1054 domain-containing protein, with the protein product MKYKWESEDFEVFQIEGLEHRMQALIEKVRPKFEAFGHTYASFFSSKTGDEFYPHVAKHARRSVNPPKDSWVAFAPYKRGYKALPHFQIGLWGTHAFIILAVIYEAPDKVQIAERLLKKKSLFKKLPQDFIISGDHMSPEAIQLKGAHKEQLPSLLTRLHDVKKAEFLVGRHLPSEKAIEMSAEEFASFAEETFEALLPIYHVMVKK